A stretch of Eleutherodactylus coqui strain aEleCoq1 chromosome 2, aEleCoq1.hap1, whole genome shotgun sequence DNA encodes these proteins:
- the LOC136611020 gene encoding E3 ubiquitin/ISG15 ligase TRIM25-like, translating into MASAAVRDELLCSICLSTYTDPVMLRCGHNFCRVCIHQVLDTQDEAGVYSCPECREESQERPALMRNLALRNIMENFLITPPTQTEAGISCTYCVDSPVPAAKSCLLCEASLCEKHLRVHNKSAEHVLCEPRANLGSRKCSVHKELLKYFCTKDAICICVSCSLAGEHRGHWVEMLDEASEKKKKRLRNVLQKLTTRRKETEERVRSLEERGRKAQEKASGEAKRVTALCRDIRRRLDDLEKRVLSEISRQEKGKSLSLSAVMKKLEIQKDELSMKMRHMEELCNMTDPLTVLQEPDTGDLCDPEDMGGHDGGDGDKGGHDGDTGGHGEPLHDVDGPDVAVISDTLHTLCDIVTDIRRGIYGEGPADILLDVNTAGNYIHISHDLKTATGTRENQKRPETAERFQYDQVMSRRGFSSGRYYWDVECSRSGGWMVGMCYPSIDRRGLQSYIGYNNKSWCLRKYNNQYSVIHDSKEIRLPHIISSDRFRICLDYGAGRLSFYELCDPIRHLHTFTASFTEPLHAVLWVDEPFLGCIDITNSLRICS; encoded by the coding sequence ATGGCGTCTGCTGCTGTGAGAGACGAgctgctctgctccatctgtctgagcacttatacagatcctgtaatgctgagatgtggacacaacttctgccGGGTCTGTATTCATCAGGTGCTGGATACACAGGACGAGGCTGGAGTTTATTCCTGTCCTGAATGCAGAGAGGAGTCTCAGGAGCGGCCGGCACTGATGAGGAACTTGGCTCTGCGTAACATCATGGAGAACTTCCTGATTACTCCTCCGACACAGACGGAAGCCGGGATCTCctgcacttactgtgtggactCTCCTGTACCGGCTGCTAAATCCTGTCTGCTGTGTGAAGCTTCTCTGTGCGAGAAACACCTGAGAGTTCATAACAAGTCAGCAGAACACGTCTTATGTGAGCCCAGAGCCAACCTGGGGAGCAGGAAATGTTCTGTCCATAAGGAACTTTTAAAGTACTTCTGTACTAAGGACGCCATCTGTATCTGTGTGTCCTGCAGTCTGGCCGGAGAACATCGGGGTCATTGGGTGGAGATGCTGGATGAGGCCtctgagaagaagaagaagagactgAGAAATGTTCTCCAGAAACTGACCACAAGGAGGAAGGAGACTGAGGAAAGAGTCCGGAGTCTGGAGGAGCGCGGGAGAAaagctcaagaaaaagcatctggAGAAGCGAAGAGAGTCACCGCCCTGTGTAGAGACATCAGGAGACGGCTGGACGACCTGGAGAAGAGGGTCCTGAGCGAGATCTCTAGGCAGGAGAAGGGAAAGTCACTCTCACTCTCTGCTGTGATGAagaagctggaaatacagaaggaCGAGCTGTCCATGAAGATGAGACACATGGAGGAGCTGTGTAACATGACTGATCCACTGACTGTCTTACAGGAACCAGACACTGGGGACTTGTGTGATCCTGAGGAcatggggggacatgatggaggtgatggggacaaggggggacatgatggagacacGGGGGGACATGGTGAACCGCTCCATGATGTAGATGGTCCGGATGTGGCTGTGATCtcagacacattacacacattatgTGACATAGTAACAGATATAAGGAGGGGGATCTATGGGGAGGGTCCTGCAGACATATTACTGGATGTAAACACTGCTGGTAATTATATCCATATATCACATGACCTGAAAACGGCAACCGGGACACGAGAGAACCAGAAGCGTCCAGAAACAGCAGAGAGATTCCAGTATGATCAGGTGATGAGCAGGAGGGGATTCTCCTCAGGACGATATTACTGGGATGTGGAGTGCAGTAGGTCAGGGGGGTGGATGGTGGGGATGTGTTACCCCAGTATAGACAGGAGGGGGCTGCAGTCATACATTGGATATAATAACAAGTCCTGGTGTTTGAGGAAGTATAATAATCAGTACTCAGTGATACATGACAGTAAAGAGATCCGGTTACCtcacattatatccagtgatagaTTCAGGATCTGTCTGGATTATGGGGCCGGGCGGCTGTCCTTTTATGAGCTGTGTGACCccatcagacacttacacaccttcACTGCCTCCTTCACTGAGCCGCTTCATGCTGTATTATGGGTAGATGAACCATTTCTTGGATGTATTGATATAACTAACAGTTTGAGAATCTGCAGCTAA